Proteins from a genomic interval of Phragmitibacter flavus:
- a CDS encoding type I secretion C-terminal target domain-containing protein has translation MNRFTYLVSFLVFVLTTARVAAQGFTEPSLLLYGRVLQSAGGAPHLLTQGDMTLVLRNVANPANQITLEVPLQPVGSSMPRAYSYAVSVPMKLGVESYEQDAFIEVKGVGAQVEIVSVKVNGVPASVASPEDQIISVTQDQRADERRVNIFASGTVLDSDGDGIPDWWEQLHGLNENDKTDATGDLDDDLINNLNEFLLGTNPNSANNSPLLLTQSVSVTQEGIAGMALRIVDGNSSPASIQLTLRELSPEFELQKDGVPVALNGIFSAADLDAGRLTLHHLAAASNGVMRLEISDGNHAAVVAELQIDVFQPSTLSAVQANLWLDANELPLSADQKIASWTDRSGKLGSNQLPRSFVQGDAAKQPTLKLVEGLPAVGFDGVDDHLLGHDASMSVATRAVFVYQSTRSQGLAAQTSMQSNNLNVTFKAFDGPVGYPGAAAFSVGAMEVQGFRTPGLAATLFAWRLTDDQGYAISQRLFDGSGSTISSIRPTVLPAMGARVRLNPQMPSQRLIEAPFLGEVHEVLMYDRVLTPEFARRVEHYLLSRWEGAVIWDHSESLVAMTLKGGALADVLVGGFGDDLIHGGDGADIISGGSGNNLLTGGPGADIFRYREQDDGDDIITDFEVNEDRLDLTGRFLGKKGNAEQFVSLEPQVEIEGTDVVLKTLVKLDYDGDGGVPDQVITLVGIALGSGDLGRLIGEDVIIAGDLVLPEVVSLASLSLELKELPGRSVEAIVRRTGDLGHQEEVPLSFAGTAGYLRDFTLQGVLGTEGRPTARFERGSDTASFFILPALDALNEGVESIQMAVVPRFRHYQVASPAAPPITLVESTQVTLSASNLLLAREGASTSVVTVSRVGSLDQSLLVPIMFSGEAVAGVDFQALPTQVQIPAGAANMSFIVSALPSGNIGVRRLDISVGHGSNDFVSVAPWSVSLLIVPGDDADASGFASWRAQTDPFAAAGGSPLSVYGLADRNDDDVSNFSEYLGGLKNLAFDKTTTHNRFEVEVGTDRPDVAVRIERSTDLVNWSLLPDARRTGIHFETVRGFVQSFQNLAANPSPTREFYRAVAKYVDPLTGLSPTLGLFGSTPLPMASYGQSRWIPAGEGDGGLRTSGLAPGQRTVLTTSVNGPVTFGFEWRVSGSGGDRLRLLVDEREVLTLSPGTDWQPASVVLGGGEHRISWIYTKASGSPSDGSSAGVRQISTSAGP, from the coding sequence ATGAACCGCTTCACTTACCTCGTTTCGTTCCTTGTTTTCGTGCTGACCACCGCCCGGGTTGCGGCGCAGGGTTTTACGGAACCTTCGCTGTTGCTCTACGGGCGTGTGTTGCAATCGGCGGGCGGTGCACCGCATTTGCTGACGCAGGGGGACATGACGCTGGTGCTGCGCAACGTGGCCAATCCGGCCAACCAGATCACGCTGGAGGTGCCGTTGCAGCCGGTGGGTTCGAGCATGCCTCGCGCTTACTCCTATGCAGTTTCGGTGCCCATGAAACTGGGGGTGGAGTCTTATGAACAGGATGCTTTCATTGAGGTAAAAGGTGTCGGTGCCCAGGTGGAGATTGTCTCGGTGAAAGTCAACGGTGTCCCGGCCTCGGTTGCCAGTCCTGAAGACCAGATCATCAGCGTCACCCAAGACCAGCGGGCCGATGAACGCCGGGTGAACATCTTTGCTTCAGGAACGGTGCTGGACTCAGATGGCGATGGCATCCCGGACTGGTGGGAGCAGCTCCATGGACTTAATGAAAATGACAAAACCGATGCGACGGGCGACCTGGATGATGATCTGATCAACAACCTCAATGAATTTTTGCTGGGCACCAATCCCAACAGCGCCAACAACAGTCCGCTGTTGCTCACGCAATCGGTATCTGTCACGCAAGAAGGCATTGCCGGGATGGCCCTGCGAATCGTGGATGGTAACAGCAGTCCCGCATCCATCCAATTGACCCTGCGGGAACTTTCGCCTGAGTTTGAGCTACAAAAAGATGGCGTCCCCGTGGCATTGAATGGGATTTTTTCGGCGGCGGATTTGGATGCCGGGAGGTTGACGTTGCATCATCTGGCCGCCGCATCCAATGGGGTGATGAGGCTGGAGATTTCTGATGGCAATCACGCTGCGGTCGTGGCGGAGTTGCAGATCGATGTCTTCCAGCCCAGCACCCTGTCAGCGGTGCAGGCGAATCTGTGGTTGGATGCCAATGAGTTGCCGTTGAGTGCTGATCAAAAAATTGCCAGCTGGACTGACCGCTCGGGCAAGCTGGGAAGCAACCAGTTGCCCCGGTCCTTTGTGCAAGGTGATGCGGCGAAGCAGCCTACATTGAAATTGGTTGAGGGACTTCCTGCGGTGGGGTTTGACGGGGTGGATGATCATCTTCTTGGACATGATGCGTCGATGTCGGTGGCCACCCGCGCGGTGTTTGTTTACCAGTCGACGCGTTCACAAGGTCTGGCGGCGCAGACGTCGATGCAGTCGAACAACCTGAATGTGACGTTCAAGGCGTTTGATGGTCCGGTGGGTTATCCGGGTGCGGCGGCGTTTTCGGTGGGGGCGATGGAGGTGCAGGGATTTCGGACACCAGGATTGGCTGCGACCTTGTTTGCGTGGCGGCTGACCGATGATCAAGGCTACGCGATTTCGCAGCGATTGTTTGATGGCAGTGGGTCGACGATTTCCTCCATTAGGCCGACGGTTTTGCCGGCGATGGGTGCGCGGGTGAGGTTGAATCCGCAGATGCCTTCCCAGCGCTTGATTGAAGCGCCGTTTCTTGGAGAGGTCCATGAGGTGCTGATGTATGATCGGGTGTTGACGCCGGAGTTCGCGCGGCGGGTGGAGCATTATCTACTTTCGCGCTGGGAGGGGGCGGTGATCTGGGATCATTCAGAATCACTGGTTGCAATGACCTTGAAGGGTGGTGCGTTGGCGGATGTGCTGGTGGGAGGTTTTGGAGATGACCTCATTCACGGCGGTGACGGAGCGGACATCATCTCCGGCGGATCGGGCAACAACCTGCTGACGGGCGGTCCAGGGGCGGATATTTTCCGCTATCGGGAGCAGGATGATGGAGACGACATCATCACGGATTTTGAGGTGAATGAAGATCGCCTGGATCTGACCGGAAGGTTTCTGGGGAAGAAGGGAAACGCGGAGCAGTTCGTGTCGTTAGAACCGCAGGTGGAGATTGAGGGCACGGACGTGGTGTTGAAGACGCTGGTGAAATTGGACTATGACGGAGACGGCGGCGTGCCGGACCAGGTCATCACGTTGGTGGGCATTGCGTTGGGGAGCGGGGACTTGGGGAGATTGATTGGGGAGGATGTCATCATTGCTGGAGACCTGGTGCTTCCAGAAGTCGTGTCGCTCGCATCGTTGTCGCTTGAGTTGAAGGAGCTGCCGGGTCGCAGTGTTGAGGCGATTGTCAGACGCACGGGAGATTTGGGACATCAGGAGGAGGTGCCCCTGAGTTTTGCTGGCACGGCGGGATATTTGCGGGATTTCACGCTGCAGGGCGTTCTCGGGACGGAGGGACGGCCAACGGCGAGATTTGAACGCGGCTCTGACACAGCGTCGTTTTTCATTCTGCCCGCACTGGATGCCTTGAATGAGGGAGTGGAGAGCATTCAAATGGCGGTGGTTCCACGGTTCAGGCATTATCAAGTGGCGAGCCCTGCGGCACCTCCGATCACGCTGGTTGAATCGACGCAGGTCACCTTGAGTGCGAGCAATCTGTTGCTGGCTCGCGAAGGGGCTTCAACCAGCGTGGTGACGGTCAGTCGGGTCGGAAGTCTGGATCAGTCGCTGCTGGTGCCGATCATGTTTTCGGGGGAAGCGGTGGCCGGGGTGGACTTCCAGGCGTTGCCGACGCAGGTGCAGATTCCTGCTGGAGCCGCCAATATGAGTTTCATCGTTTCGGCATTGCCATCGGGCAACATCGGAGTGCGGCGACTCGATATCAGCGTTGGCCATGGCTCGAATGATTTTGTCAGTGTGGCTCCCTGGTCGGTGTCGCTGTTGATCGTGCCGGGAGACGATGCTGACGCCAGCGGGTTTGCCAGCTGGCGGGCGCAGACTGATCCTTTTGCTGCGGCGGGTGGCAGTCCTTTGTCAGTTTATGGACTGGCGGATCGGAATGATGACGATGTCAGCAATTTCTCCGAGTATCTGGGCGGGTTGAAGAATCTGGCTTTTGACAAAACGACAACGCACAACCGCTTTGAAGTGGAAGTGGGCACGGACCGGCCGGATGTCGCCGTGCGGATTGAGCGTTCCACCGACCTGGTCAACTGGTCGCTGCTTCCCGACGCGAGACGCACCGGCATTCACTTTGAAACGGTGCGCGGATTTGTTCAGTCGTTTCAAAATCTGGCCGCCAATCCGTCGCCGACCCGAGAGTTTTACCGGGCGGTGGCCAAGTATGTTGATCCGCTGACGGGGCTTTCGCCGACGCTTGGGCTTTTTGGTTCGACGCCGTTGCCAATGGCCTCCTACGGGCAGTCAAGATGGATTCCCGCCGGAGAGGGAGATGGCGGGCTGCGCACCTCTGGACTTGCTCCAGGCCAGCGCACGGTGCTGACAACCTCCGTCAACGGGCCGGTGACTTTTGGGTTTGAATGGCGGGTCAGTGGTTCGGGCGGTGACCGGCTTCGGTTGTTGGTTGACGAAAGGGAGGTTCTGACGTTGTCGCCTGGAACGGACTGGCAGCCGGCCAGTGTGGTGTTGGGCGGTGGTGAGCACCGGATCTCATGGATTTATACGAAGGCATCAGGAAGCCCATCTGATGGCAGTTCGGCTGGAGTGCGGCAAATTTCAACCAGCGCTGGCCCATGA
- a CDS encoding peptidylprolyl isomerase: MKKHSRVFIFLVLSGLLMSCGDDAPDAGHVAEVGGQPISKAELEWEMHHVSPGSDRRERALKQLLERKQMVAKARERGLDGDPKTRRSLDGVLIRQLQTEDLQPKLDAVAATAEQIQQRYETATDQWQQPESVILAVLFLPSSPEDTVRRKGNRQLLEQAKEEAGKLPVATGFGRLAVTHSQHQETRYQGGILPPFSPLDQVEGWRKEVLQSSTGLEVGAFTSVVETKEGHYLARVVERAESRRKSFEEVRHEIKRQLMEEGQQAVRDQYAKRLNEAFPWVVNQQQLEAVTEPNSVPRESLAGLPDPVK, from the coding sequence ATGAAAAAACATTCCCGCGTTTTCATTTTTTTGGTTTTGAGCGGGCTGCTGATGAGCTGTGGGGATGATGCGCCCGATGCGGGCCATGTGGCGGAGGTTGGAGGGCAGCCCATCAGCAAAGCAGAGTTGGAGTGGGAGATGCATCATGTCAGTCCCGGATCGGATCGCAGAGAAAGGGCGCTGAAACAATTGCTGGAGAGGAAGCAGATGGTCGCCAAGGCAAGGGAACGTGGACTTGATGGTGATCCGAAGACGCGGCGTTCACTTGATGGAGTATTGATCCGGCAACTTCAGACGGAGGATCTGCAGCCGAAACTCGATGCGGTGGCGGCGACCGCAGAGCAGATCCAACAGCGTTATGAAACGGCGACGGACCAATGGCAGCAGCCGGAATCGGTGATTCTCGCGGTATTGTTCTTGCCGTCATCACCTGAGGATACGGTCCGGCGGAAAGGCAATCGGCAGTTGCTTGAACAAGCGAAGGAGGAGGCCGGAAAACTGCCGGTCGCCACAGGATTTGGGCGGTTGGCGGTGACGCATTCGCAGCATCAGGAAACGCGTTATCAAGGTGGCATTCTGCCTCCATTCAGTCCGCTGGATCAGGTGGAAGGATGGAGAAAGGAAGTTCTGCAATCGAGCACCGGTTTGGAAGTTGGAGCGTTCACTTCGGTGGTTGAAACGAAGGAAGGGCACTATCTGGCCAGGGTCGTTGAGCGTGCGGAATCGCGACGGAAAAGTTTTGAGGAGGTGCGCCATGAGATCAAGCGCCAGTTGATGGAGGAGGGGCAGCAGGCGGTTCGGGATCAGTATGCGAAGCGGTTGAATGAGGCGTTTCCTTGGGTGGTCAATCAGCAGCAACTGGAGGCTGTCACTGAGCCAAATTCGGTTCCGCGAGAATCGCTGGCGGGTTTGCCTGATCCGGTGAAGTAG
- a CDS encoding glycosyltransferase family 4 protein — translation MKLLHLTPGTGSFHCGSCLRDNALIKALRARGHEALMSPLYLPMVTDAEEAGEGQPVRVGGISLYLQQKMPRLAGMLPDGAKRWLDDEKRLRWASKFMGMTSPHDLGEMTVGSLLGEKGKQWPEWSALVDWMEKEARPEVVSLSNSLLIGLAPAIRKRLGVPVVVSLQGEDAFLDTLPEPWKTQAWELMRENAKSVTKFIAPSRFYAEEMMRRLEVGTDKMEVVFNGLNFDGYAGSRMEPEVPTIGYLARMIHGKGLTTLVDAFIELAGEIEVPGVKLRVAGAVTKGDEAYLDGLRAKLRNKGLLDRVTFEPNLSFEDKVKFLHEITVFSVPATYGEAFGLYVAEAQACGVPVVQPCHGAFPEILQMTQGGVLCEPDDVESLRRGLVQVLTDASLRRRLSEAGSAGARLHFSSGRMAEMFEKVWA, via the coding sequence GTGAAACTGCTTCATTTAACTCCTGGCACCGGCTCGTTTCATTGCGGCAGTTGTTTGCGTGACAATGCGTTGATCAAGGCGCTGAGGGCGCGGGGGCATGAGGCTTTGATGTCGCCTTTGTATTTGCCCATGGTGACGGATGCGGAGGAGGCGGGCGAGGGGCAGCCGGTGCGGGTGGGCGGGATATCGCTTTATTTGCAGCAGAAGATGCCGCGCCTGGCAGGCATGTTGCCGGACGGGGCGAAACGGTGGCTGGATGATGAAAAGCGGTTGCGCTGGGCTTCGAAATTCATGGGAATGACGAGTCCGCATGACTTGGGGGAGATGACGGTGGGGAGTTTGCTGGGGGAGAAGGGGAAGCAGTGGCCGGAGTGGTCGGCATTGGTGGATTGGATGGAAAAGGAGGCGCGGCCGGAGGTGGTGTCGTTGTCGAATTCGTTGTTGATCGGGCTGGCTCCGGCGATCAGGAAACGGCTGGGCGTGCCTGTGGTGGTGTCGTTGCAGGGGGAGGATGCTTTTTTGGATACGCTGCCGGAACCGTGGAAAACGCAGGCCTGGGAGTTGATGCGGGAGAATGCGAAGTCGGTGACCAAGTTCATCGCGCCGAGCCGCTTTTATGCGGAGGAGATGATGCGCCGGTTGGAGGTCGGGACGGACAAAATGGAGGTGGTGTTCAACGGATTAAATTTTGATGGGTATGCGGGATCACGAATGGAGCCGGAGGTGCCGACGATTGGGTATCTGGCGCGCATGATTCATGGCAAGGGTCTGACGACGCTGGTCGATGCGTTTATTGAACTGGCGGGTGAGATTGAGGTGCCGGGGGTGAAGCTGCGTGTGGCGGGGGCAGTGACGAAAGGGGATGAGGCTTATTTGGACGGATTGCGGGCGAAGTTGCGGAACAAAGGATTGTTGGATCGGGTGACGTTCGAGCCAAATTTGTCATTTGAAGACAAGGTGAAGTTTTTGCATGAAATCACCGTGTTCTCGGTGCCGGCCACTTATGGGGAGGCGTTTGGATTGTATGTGGCGGAGGCGCAGGCATGTGGGGTGCCGGTGGTGCAGCCATGTCACGGGGCGTTTCCAGAGATTTTGCAGATGACGCAGGGCGGGGTGCTGTGTGAGCCGGACGATGTGGAGTCGCTGAGGCGTGGTTTGGTGCAGGTGTTGACGGATGCTTCGTTGCGCAGGCGTTTGAGCGAGGCGGGGAGTGCCGGAGCGAGGTTGCATTTTTCCTCGGGTCGGATGGCGGAGATGTTTGAGAAGGTTTGGGCGTAG
- a CDS encoding SHD1 domain-containing protein, with translation MHRHGALILLWLTMVTLTGVQARTFTDAGGRTMEAELISKQGDQVTIRRADGVSFTVPANKFSAEDQAFIQQWQPAGAPAPVSAAMVPTGPGDPRVKAGEVVALEFPALPKDHNGNVATCNVRIPDNYDAKKPVPLLVWMGGGKGSNSPNGGFPLVDKAEYAIAALPFPSSVGTPRDAMRTDEMDEIWKYHQVMLAELVKLLPNLDPKVRIVGGFSNGAHTIGVYISKAEKEFVELFNAFVIIEGGSPEPTAKKRLRNKYAYLAWGDDLSKQGGKSYMQSMVACAENARLEVTESNMEGIGHAFPDEEKAAVKKWIESVVVPGLAAAGD, from the coding sequence ATGCACAGACACGGCGCGCTCATTTTGCTTTGGTTGACGATGGTGACGTTGACGGGGGTGCAGGCACGGACGTTTACGGACGCCGGTGGCCGGACGATGGAGGCTGAGCTGATTTCAAAGCAGGGGGATCAGGTGACGATCCGGCGTGCTGACGGAGTTTCATTCACAGTGCCTGCGAACAAGTTTTCGGCAGAAGATCAGGCATTCATCCAGCAGTGGCAGCCAGCCGGTGCGCCAGCTCCTGTCTCTGCTGCCATGGTGCCGACCGGGCCCGGCGATCCAAGGGTGAAGGCGGGTGAGGTGGTGGCGTTGGAGTTCCCTGCGTTGCCGAAAGATCACAATGGCAATGTGGCGACGTGCAATGTGCGCATTCCTGACAACTATGATGCAAAGAAGCCGGTGCCGTTGCTGGTGTGGATGGGTGGAGGGAAGGGCAGCAATTCACCGAACGGAGGATTTCCCTTGGTGGACAAGGCGGAGTATGCCATCGCGGCTTTGCCATTTCCTTCATCGGTGGGAACGCCGAGGGATGCGATGAGAACGGATGAGATGGACGAGATCTGGAAGTATCATCAGGTGATGCTTGCGGAATTGGTGAAGTTGTTGCCAAATCTTGACCCCAAGGTGCGCATCGTCGGTGGATTTAGCAATGGGGCGCATACCATCGGTGTTTATATCTCGAAGGCCGAGAAGGAGTTTGTTGAGTTGTTCAATGCCTTTGTGATCATTGAGGGCGGCTCTCCTGAACCGACGGCGAAGAAACGTTTGCGGAACAAGTATGCGTATCTGGCTTGGGGCGATGATCTGAGCAAACAGGGCGGAAAAAGTTACATGCAATCCATGGTGGCTTGTGCAGAAAATGCGAGGCTGGAGGTTACGGAAAGCAACATGGAGGGTATTGGCCACGCATTTCCTGATGAAGAAAAAGCAGCGGTGAAGAAGTGGATCGAATCCGTCGTCGTTCCGGGTCTGGCGGCGGCGGGGGATTGA
- a CDS encoding NYN domain-containing protein, translating to MPEPKERTHIMAVFCDFENVAIGAKEAKFDKFDITKVLERLLLKGHIVVKKAYCDWDRYRDFKRGMHEAAFELIEIPHVRLSGKNSADIRMVVDALDLCYTKEHIDIFVIVSGDSDFSPLVSKLRENNKIVIGVGVKNSTSDLFIDNCDEFIFYDDLVRTRKTVITPRRNPPAKPKTDDARPAAAAGKDIKEPKPEPRDENKGSGDPEKALQLILDTADAMLEERNGEDTLWGSMIKQALKRRHPGFNERFHGFRTFNTLLEAARDRGLMELTRDEKSGNYAVSKVRISESPAD from the coding sequence ATGCCCGAACCTAAAGAGCGCACCCACATCATGGCCGTTTTCTGCGATTTCGAAAACGTCGCCATCGGTGCCAAAGAAGCGAAGTTCGACAAATTCGACATCACCAAAGTTCTCGAACGCCTTCTCCTCAAAGGTCACATCGTCGTCAAAAAAGCCTATTGCGACTGGGACCGTTACCGCGACTTCAAAAGAGGCATGCACGAGGCTGCCTTCGAACTCATCGAAATCCCCCACGTCCGGCTTTCCGGGAAAAACTCCGCCGACATCCGCATGGTCGTCGACGCCCTCGACCTCTGTTACACCAAGGAACACATCGACATCTTCGTCATCGTCAGCGGCGACTCCGACTTCTCCCCGCTCGTCAGCAAACTCCGCGAAAACAACAAAATCGTCATCGGCGTCGGCGTCAAAAACTCCACCTCCGACCTCTTCATCGACAACTGCGACGAGTTCATTTTCTACGACGATCTCGTCCGCACCCGCAAAACCGTCATCACCCCTCGTCGCAATCCACCCGCGAAACCCAAGACCGATGATGCCCGCCCTGCCGCTGCCGCCGGCAAAGACATCAAGGAACCCAAACCCGAGCCCCGGGATGAAAACAAAGGCAGCGGCGATCCCGAAAAAGCCCTGCAACTGATCCTCGACACTGCCGACGCCATGCTCGAAGAGCGCAACGGTGAAGACACCCTGTGGGGTTCAATGATCAAACAAGCCCTCAAACGACGCCACCCCGGCTTCAACGAACGTTTCCACGGCTTCCGCACCTTCAATACCCTGCTCGAAGCCGCCCGCGACCGCGGCCTCATGGAACTCACCCGCGACGAAAAATCCGGCAACTACGCCGTCTCGAAAGTCCGCATCAGCGAATCTCCTGCAGACTGA
- a CDS encoding zinc metallopeptidase, whose protein sequence is MLGLFVILLVITLVAAKFAAGKHDTALKLGSRKLVPGAQTAAEAAREFLDENGASDVQIREHTAMISDYFDPARRTLFLNRTTLNGTDLGSWAATLHEAAHATQVGDSASALKWRLTSIRMTRYLPTIIGLIAILFIALKRLPPGIALRLCAVLLALIMLMNVMSLPVEFNASNRALAWLERKLRRHPDTIDAITPILRNVAFRDTGAFLRSPMYCLFGLLPIGGKSRPKK, encoded by the coding sequence ATGCTCGGCCTCTTCGTCATCCTCCTCGTCATCACCCTTGTGGCCGCCAAATTCGCCGCCGGCAAACATGATACCGCCCTCAAGCTCGGCTCCCGCAAACTTGTCCCCGGCGCCCAAACCGCCGCTGAAGCCGCCCGCGAATTTCTCGACGAAAACGGTGCCTCCGACGTCCAGATCCGCGAACACACCGCCATGATCTCCGACTACTTCGATCCCGCCCGCCGCACCCTGTTCCTCAACCGAACCACCCTCAACGGCACCGACCTCGGCTCCTGGGCCGCCACCCTCCACGAGGCCGCCCACGCCACCCAAGTCGGCGACTCCGCCTCCGCCCTCAAATGGCGCCTCACCAGCATCCGCATGACCCGTTACCTCCCCACCATTATCGGCCTCATCGCCATCCTCTTCATCGCCCTTAAACGCCTCCCTCCCGGCATCGCCCTGCGCCTTTGCGCCGTTCTCCTGGCCCTCATCATGCTCATGAACGTGATGAGCCTTCCCGTCGAATTCAACGCCAGCAACCGCGCCCTCGCCTGGCTCGAACGAAAACTCCGACGCCATCCCGACACCATCGACGCCATCACCCCGATCCTCCGCAACGTCGCCTTCCGCGACACTGGCGCTTTCCTTCGCTCACCCATGTATTGCCTCTTCGGCCTCCTGCCCATCGGCGGCAAATCACGTCCGAAAAAGTGA